One window from the genome of Azospirillum sp. B510 encodes:
- a CDS encoding cysteine desulfurase family protein — protein MIYLDHLASTPLDPLVLEAMLPWMRPDAVGNPHAAHPAGWRAADAIEQARADIAALAGARPGEVIFTSGATEANSLALLGGVPAGGGCVVSAVEHASILGCLPELRRRGSPPTVLPVDGAGRVDPSALDRTLATLPKPTLVSVMAANNEVGTLQPLAELARVTDSHGALLHTDAVQALSTQALDMAAIGLQGLSLSGHKLYGPMGIGALIARPPFRPLPASSGGGQQRGLRAGTLPTALCVGLGTACRLARERREEDARRIAELRDRLWTLLRDRLPGIRRNGPREDGIAGGLAGCLNVTLPGIDAADLLLDLPDLAIATGSACHSGAGEPSHVLLAVGLSAADAHASLRFGLGRTTTMAEVEETVGRLATLLAG, from the coding sequence ATGATCTATCTCGACCATCTCGCGTCGACGCCGCTCGACCCGCTGGTGCTGGAGGCGATGCTGCCCTGGATGCGGCCGGATGCGGTCGGCAACCCGCATGCCGCCCATCCGGCCGGCTGGCGTGCCGCCGACGCCATCGAACAGGCGCGGGCGGACATCGCCGCATTGGCCGGTGCGCGGCCGGGCGAGGTCATCTTCACCTCCGGCGCCACCGAGGCCAACAGCCTCGCCCTGTTGGGCGGGGTGCCGGCGGGCGGCGGCTGCGTCGTCTCCGCGGTGGAGCATGCCAGCATACTTGGCTGCCTGCCGGAATTGCGACGGCGCGGCAGTCCGCCGACGGTCCTGCCGGTTGATGGCGCCGGCCGCGTCGATCCCTCCGCATTGGACAGGACCCTTGCGACCCTGCCCAAGCCGACGCTGGTGTCGGTGATGGCGGCCAACAACGAGGTTGGAACGCTTCAGCCGCTGGCCGAGCTGGCAAGAGTGACGGACAGCCACGGCGCGCTTCTGCACACGGACGCCGTCCAGGCGCTGAGCACCCAGGCGCTCGACATGGCCGCCATCGGTCTCCAGGGGCTCAGCCTGTCGGGACACAAGCTCTATGGCCCCATGGGGATCGGCGCCCTGATCGCCCGTCCACCGTTCCGGCCGCTGCCGGCTTCGTCCGGGGGTGGTCAGCAGCGGGGGCTGCGGGCGGGAACTCTGCCGACAGCGCTGTGCGTCGGGTTGGGGACGGCCTGCCGGCTGGCGCGGGAGCGGCGGGAGGAGGATGCCCGGCGTATCGCGGAACTGCGCGACCGGCTATGGACACTCCTGCGCGACCGGCTGCCCGGCATCCGCCGCAATGGTCCGCGGGAGGATGGCATCGCCGGCGGGCTGGCCGGTTGCCTGAACGTCACCCTTCCCGGCATCGATGCGGCCGACCTGTTGCTGGATCTGCCGGATTTGGCGATCGCCACCGGCTCCGCCTGCCACAGCGGCGCCGGAGAGCCGTCCCATGTCCTGCTGGCTGTCGGCCTGTCGGCGGCGGATGCCCATGCCAGCCTCCGCTTCGGGCTTGGCCGCACCACCACGATGGCGGAGGTGGAGGAGACGGTCGGGCGGCTGGCCACCCTGCTTGCGGGCTGA